In Lolium rigidum isolate FL_2022 chromosome 3, APGP_CSIRO_Lrig_0.1, whole genome shotgun sequence, the genomic window ggtggcatagcttaagaTGCAAgcaatgtagatattttcatcctatgtggcattggtattatcctctcatgtgatttatttttggatagacaagtggcttttgttactaaatatcttgtgaatgattttatgcttgtggttgagtcactatatcatatgtgattgtatttatattattattgggatcaaaatatcaaagataaggattataccccaattttgaatggtgatgtttgatttcaccaaggcatgatcataagagtttcaaaatactcatagtttattttattcaaatagtttgaactataattcgtaatgtaaacgaatttagttttgtgatattccacatatttaataagttatgattgaatcaTAAGATGTggattttatgcacttaggtccttgggttttgctatatttggtatttagttttaaagtgaattcaattgtacctcaaggtagttgcttaacttttaagtgttaataatttagagtgtgcttcttatctctttaatggttatatacctctcccatctctagggtttaatgataagcttttgttggtgttaagttcaagagtttagttcaagaaataccatgaggttcatggtaggaacatggatttgtttaagacatggaaaaggataagtcaagaatagtttctccaagtattgttacttgatttccaattaaatggatgttcatatgttatggcaaggaatatcatgttgtgatctttaataagatcaagtagttgatccttgattaataagttcttgtgttgattttaattccatttgatctaaccccttagatcaacttatctctacccaaaacaaggttttagcaaagtcacattgaggtttatagcactcggacttgatgagctacttcaattccaccaaggtcaagtgaaacttcgattcatcgtgactgttttactttaaagcgcgaaaattcccagcattttctatgcatgaatgcaatgcacatatctgtttcctctatttttataaccccattacctgggatattacagcaacTATCTATGGATGATCGATTAGTTGAAAGATGGTAATGAAGATGTTCTGATAGTGGTGGAAGAAACATCAAGATGATTTCCCGCAAGCTTCAGAAGGATCTAGCTAGCTGTGAAGAAGCTACCAAAATGATTATTGAGAGCTTAGTGATAGACAATTTTATGTTCTTACTGGTGAGTCACTGGTATATCTGCGAGAGAGAAAATGATGGTAACGTTgatgttagtttttttttttggtttagttTATTTATCCACTCTCTATGCAAGTTCCCTTAATTTAATGGCTGTCATTTTTCTTTTAGTTACGAAATAAAGGGAATGTCGTGGGAttattttttggtgtacatcacaTCGAAACCACTAAATTTAACTTTTGTTATGCCTCTGATAACAGTCCTTAGCTCACTTGATGCATCTACTTTTTACCAGCTATCATGTGCCTCTATGATAACACTAAATTTAATGTTTTTGATGTGATGTATACCGAAAAAGGGTGCCACCTATCTTCATGTTATTGCCAGTTAGAGATACTTCTATTTGAAAAATGTGAGTTGAGATGAATATCTAAACTATCCAACTGCGGTTTTCGGTCTCAGCTTGCAGCAGCCTGCCTTGGATCCTAATTATTTCTGGATTTTCCGCTGATGTAGGTCAAACAGAGTTTATAAAAATTTAGGGCGAGTCTGAGCTAGTGATTCGTGTTGAACTTTTTCATCAACTTTACGAACTTACTTTACACACTGTGTCACTGTAAATACAGTGATCAAATCATGTCAGCCAGACAAATTCCATCCATGGAGGCGTAGACACGGTTTACTCTTTTTGACCGGACCACAACTATGTGGTCTGTTGGTGACCTCTGAGTAAGGATAGCTATGATGGAACGTATTATAAGCATCGGTAGTTCTTGTGGAGCCTGTGCACTGAACTTAAAAAACTTGTGTTAGAACTTCAAAGACATTTCTAAAATAAtgaagtactccctctgttcaccgatagcttgccaaaacgtcttatattatgCTTGGCGTATTCTAGAGGTTTCTCGTGCGACCTTTGCTTCTGTTGCAATTCACTCCAAGGATGGCACGAGCTCTCACAAATGTGCCGGGGACATGAGTGCCAAAGAAGAAGGCTTGGATGCACACTGCTGCACATGCGACACCCAAAGCTTTCCTGTTTCGGCCATGGAATACCACACTACCGAGGCTGCCGTACTACTATTTTCTTAACATATAGCTAGGTTGTTTAGTCAGGGATGCGGCATAAGCACGGCCACAAAGAATTTGCAATGAACCATTCTATATACATATAGGCAATCCCTTGTACAGAATGCTAATTGAAAGTGTTTTCACCTCTTATATGACAAAAAATGGATATACATATTGTCATATGCAAGATGGAATAGTTTTCATGTGCGCATACAGCTCGAAGCTTGAGTCTATCATGTACAGTTTCGAATGCTGTTAGCTCAAAAAATTCTAGAGAAGCAGTTCAGTGTTTGCTGGAACAGCAGAGAGTGCTCCTTCTCCCCCAACGGTGCCGTTGCTTCTCGTCATTCGTTCGTCCAACATTCTCTCCGTGTTCCTTTCGGGAAACTCATTGTGAGGCGAGTGGCTTTTCCCTTTATATCTCCAGAACAATGACTGCAAAAGAGTGAAAAATGTCAATATTATTTCTACTAGTATAGAACAGTGACATTTTCGTTGCTAACGGTGAAAATGACTAAAAAAAATTTTGGAGCAAAAAATGACTAAAATTTACCCTGCTAACTTACATTCAGAATCTGTCCTGTCCCATCTGCAGCAATCTTCTTCCTCGCTATCCACTTCACGGCAAGAGCTATCGCGTGGCTGTGACCTCTTATTGTGCTTATCCTCCAAGTAATATCTTTTCGCCATGGCGGTGCTGCTTGGCCGGCCATTGATCTTCTTGCTGAGCACTGTCCGGAAAAACTGCCAACAGAGAAGAACACATTTAGAGACATGACCGAGTGAAACTTCATCAATTACTTCTGAGCTGGACATACACATTACCTTGTCCATTCTCGattccaccggatccttcaagctCGGGGATGGTGCGAAACCGCCGTCGCAGACGAACATCTTCCTGAGCAGGAACTTGAAGGACTTGTTCTTGACGCTGGAGCCTCTGCTGTTACCGGTGTTGACTAGCAGGTCCTTGGCCATGCTCAGGATGATCTTGGTGTTGGGCGAGAGGTGGTTGTCACCTTCAACGTCGTCGCCTTCATCGTGGGTCCTCCTGACTCTCCTGTCCACCTCTAGGCTGGACGGGCAGTTGAGGAACCGGTCTAGCGGCAGGCTGAGGCCGTCCTCGGCATTGCGGGAGCCGGACTTGGATTTTGCGCGCCGGAGGAGCTTTGTGAGGGCCTCCTGGAGCTTCTCTGCCTCCTCGATGGTGAACTCCGGCAGGTCATCGTGCGTCGACGCGGGGTGGTCTTCTTTCGCCGGCTCGTCAATGACGTTTCCGAGCGTGCCGATGGAGAGGAAACCGGCTGCCTGGTCTTGCTGAGAGTGCCATTGCTGCTGCTCGTCGGTGAGATGGTACTCCTCCGGCACAACTTGGCTTCTCT contains:
- the LOC124695762 gene encoding protein NEGATIVE GRAVITROPIC RESPONSE OF ROOTS-like, which gives rise to MGIINWARSRFNGRTDSKRFDLGAASQPERSQVVPEEYHLTDEQQQWHSQQDQAAGFLSIGTLGNVIDEPAKEDHPASTHDDLPEFTIEEAEKLQEALTKLLRRAKSKSGSRNAEDGLSLPLDRFLNCPSSLEVDRRVRRTHDEGDDVEGDNHLSPNTKIILSMAKDLLVNTGNSRGSSVKNKSFKFLLRKMFVCDGGFAPSPSLKDPVESRMDKFFRTVLSKKINGRPSSTAMAKRYYLEDKHNKRSQPRDSSCREVDSEEEDCCRWDRTDSEFIVLEI